One window of the Zea mays cultivar B73 chromosome 3, Zm-B73-REFERENCE-NAM-5.0, whole genome shotgun sequence genome contains the following:
- the LOC100273111 gene encoding protein IQ-DOMAIN 1-like isoform X2 — MGKRGKWFSAVKKVFSSSDPDGKEAKADKSKSKRRWPFGKSKHSEPSISTVPGTAPAVAPLPSPPATQPHSLEIKDVNPVETDSEQNKHAYSVALASAVAAEAAAVAAQAAAEVVRLTAVTTAAPKMPVSSREELAATKIQTAFRGYLARRALRALRGLVRLKSLVDGNAVKRQTAHTLQCTQAMTRVQTQIYSRRVKLEEEKQALQRQLQLKHQRELEKMKIDEDWDHSHQSKEQIEANLMMKQEAALRRERALAYAFSHQWRNSGRTITPTFTEPGNPNWGWSWMERWMTARPWESRLAAASDKDPKERAVTKNASTSAVRVPVSRAISIQRPATPNKSSRPPSRQSLSTPPSKTPSASGKARPASPRNSWLYKEDDLRSITSIRSERPRRQSTGGGSVRDDTSLTSTPPLPSYMQSTESARAKSRYRSLLLTEKLEVPERAPLAHSVVKKRLSFPVVEKPSVVPTEKPRERVRRHSDPPKVDPATLKDAPAA; from the exons ATGGGTAAGAGAGGAAAGTGGTTTAGTGCGGTGAAGAAAGTCTTCAGCTCCTCCGATCCAGATGGAAAGGAAGCCAAG GCAGACAAATCGAAATCCAAGAGGAGATGGCCATTTGGAAAGTCCAAGCACTCGGAGCCTTCCATATCGACGGTGCCAGGCACTGCTCCAGCAGTAGCTCCGTTGCCATCACCACCAGCAACTCAGCCCCACTCTCTGGAGATCAAAGATGTCAATCCAGTTGAAACAGACAGTGAGCAGAACAAGCATGCCTACTCCGTTGCGCTTGCGTCTGCTGTCGCTGCTGAAGCTGCAGCAGTTGCTGCCCAGGCTGCTGCGGAAGTTGTCCGCCTCACAGCAGTTACCACGGCTGCACCAAAGATGCCTGTTAGTTCGAGGGAAGAACTTGCCGCCACCAAGATTCAGACTGCCTTCAGGGGTTATCTG GCAAGGAGAGCATTGCGTGCACTAAGAGGGCTAGTTAGATTGAAGTCGCTTGTTGATGGAAATGCTGTCAAACGCCAAACCGCTCACACCTTGCAATGCACACAAGCAATGACAAGAGTTCAAACTCAAATCTACTCTAGAAGGGTGAAGTTGGAGGAGGAGAAACAGGCTCTTCAAAGACAACTCCAATTGAAACATCAAAGGGAACTTGAGAAAATGAAG ATTGATGAAGATTGGGATCACAGCCATCAATCCAAAGAGCAAATTGAGGCCAACCTAATGATGAAACAGGAAGCTGCACTGAGGCGAGAGAGAGCACTTGCATATGCATTTTCTCACCAG TGGAGGAATTCTGGTCGAACTATAACCCCTACTTTTACGGAACCTGGGAACCCCAACTGGGGCTGGAGCTGGATGGAGCGCTGGATGACAGCAAGACCATGGGAGAGTCGGTTGGCGGCGGCATCGGACAAGGACCCTAAAGAACGTGCTGTGACAAAGAATGCGAGCACCAGTGCTGTTCGAGTACCTGTATCCCGTGCCATCTCGATTCAGAGACCAGCAACACCAAACAAGTCGAGCCGCCCACCAAGCCGGCAGTCACTTTCAACCCCGCCATCGAAGACCCCGTCAGCCTCAGGAAAGGCCAGGCCGGCAAGTCCAAGGAACAGTTGGCTGTACAAGGAGGATGACCTGAGGAGCATCACGAGCATCCGCTCCGAGCGCCCAAGGAGGCAGAGCACGGGTGGAGGCTCGGTCCGGGACGATACCAGCCTGACCAGCACACCACCTCTCCCCAGCTACATGCAGTCGACCGAGTCTGCACGGGCCAAGTCTCGGTACCGCAGTCTACTACTGACTGAGAAGCTTGAGGTTCCTGAGAGAGCGCCTCTGGCCCACTCCGTTGTCAAGAAGCGCCTGTCGTTCCCCGTCGTCGAGAAGCCAAGCGTTGTGCCGACAGAGAAGCCCAGGGAAAGAGTGAGGCGCCATTCCGACCCTCCGAAGGTCGATCCTGCGACGCTCAAGGATGCCCCTGCTGCCTGA
- the LOC100273111 gene encoding protein IQ-DOMAIN 1-like isoform X1, with amino-acid sequence MGKRGKWFSAVKKVFSSSDPDGKEAKAQKADKSKSKRRWPFGKSKHSEPSISTVPGTAPAVAPLPSPPATQPHSLEIKDVNPVETDSEQNKHAYSVALASAVAAEAAAVAAQAAAEVVRLTAVTTAAPKMPVSSREELAATKIQTAFRGYLARRALRALRGLVRLKSLVDGNAVKRQTAHTLQCTQAMTRVQTQIYSRRVKLEEEKQALQRQLQLKHQRELEKMKIDEDWDHSHQSKEQIEANLMMKQEAALRRERALAYAFSHQWRNSGRTITPTFTEPGNPNWGWSWMERWMTARPWESRLAAASDKDPKERAVTKNASTSAVRVPVSRAISIQRPATPNKSSRPPSRQSLSTPPSKTPSASGKARPASPRNSWLYKEDDLRSITSIRSERPRRQSTGGGSVRDDTSLTSTPPLPSYMQSTESARAKSRYRSLLLTEKLEVPERAPLAHSVVKKRLSFPVVEKPSVVPTEKPRERVRRHSDPPKVDPATLKDAPAA; translated from the exons ATGGGTAAGAGAGGAAAGTGGTTTAGTGCGGTGAAGAAAGTCTTCAGCTCCTCCGATCCAGATGGAAAGGAAGCCAAG GCCCAGAAGGCAGACAAATCGAAATCCAAGAGGAGATGGCCATTTGGAAAGTCCAAGCACTCGGAGCCTTCCATATCGACGGTGCCAGGCACTGCTCCAGCAGTAGCTCCGTTGCCATCACCACCAGCAACTCAGCCCCACTCTCTGGAGATCAAAGATGTCAATCCAGTTGAAACAGACAGTGAGCAGAACAAGCATGCCTACTCCGTTGCGCTTGCGTCTGCTGTCGCTGCTGAAGCTGCAGCAGTTGCTGCCCAGGCTGCTGCGGAAGTTGTCCGCCTCACAGCAGTTACCACGGCTGCACCAAAGATGCCTGTTAGTTCGAGGGAAGAACTTGCCGCCACCAAGATTCAGACTGCCTTCAGGGGTTATCTG GCAAGGAGAGCATTGCGTGCACTAAGAGGGCTAGTTAGATTGAAGTCGCTTGTTGATGGAAATGCTGTCAAACGCCAAACCGCTCACACCTTGCAATGCACACAAGCAATGACAAGAGTTCAAACTCAAATCTACTCTAGAAGGGTGAAGTTGGAGGAGGAGAAACAGGCTCTTCAAAGACAACTCCAATTGAAACATCAAAGGGAACTTGAGAAAATGAAG ATTGATGAAGATTGGGATCACAGCCATCAATCCAAAGAGCAAATTGAGGCCAACCTAATGATGAAACAGGAAGCTGCACTGAGGCGAGAGAGAGCACTTGCATATGCATTTTCTCACCAG TGGAGGAATTCTGGTCGAACTATAACCCCTACTTTTACGGAACCTGGGAACCCCAACTGGGGCTGGAGCTGGATGGAGCGCTGGATGACAGCAAGACCATGGGAGAGTCGGTTGGCGGCGGCATCGGACAAGGACCCTAAAGAACGTGCTGTGACAAAGAATGCGAGCACCAGTGCTGTTCGAGTACCTGTATCCCGTGCCATCTCGATTCAGAGACCAGCAACACCAAACAAGTCGAGCCGCCCACCAAGCCGGCAGTCACTTTCAACCCCGCCATCGAAGACCCCGTCAGCCTCAGGAAAGGCCAGGCCGGCAAGTCCAAGGAACAGTTGGCTGTACAAGGAGGATGACCTGAGGAGCATCACGAGCATCCGCTCCGAGCGCCCAAGGAGGCAGAGCACGGGTGGAGGCTCGGTCCGGGACGATACCAGCCTGACCAGCACACCACCTCTCCCCAGCTACATGCAGTCGACCGAGTCTGCACGGGCCAAGTCTCGGTACCGCAGTCTACTACTGACTGAGAAGCTTGAGGTTCCTGAGAGAGCGCCTCTGGCCCACTCCGTTGTCAAGAAGCGCCTGTCGTTCCCCGTCGTCGAGAAGCCAAGCGTTGTGCCGACAGAGAAGCCCAGGGAAAGAGTGAGGCGCCATTCCGACCCTCCGAAGGTCGATCCTGCGACGCTCAAGGATGCCCCTGCTGCCTGA